In the genome of Sebastes umbrosus isolate fSebUmb1 chromosome 14, fSebUmb1.pri, whole genome shotgun sequence, one region contains:
- the dnajc7 gene encoding dnaJ homolog subfamily C member 7 isoform X3 yields the protein MAAESCDAVNMDPDMELLSDEELEREADGYKEQGNAFYIKKDYAEAFNYYTKAIDMCPKNASYYGNRAATLMMLSRYREALEDSQQAVRLDDDFMKGHLREGKCHLSLGNAMAASRCFQRVLELEPDNSQSQQELKNAESILEYERMAEIGFEKRDFRMVVFCMDRALESAAACHRFKILKAECLALLGRYPEAQSVASDILRMDSTNADALYVRGLCLYYEDCIDKAVQFFVQALRMAPDHDKARLACRNAKALKAKKEEGNKAFKEGNYEAAYELYSEALTIDPNNIKTNAKLFCNRATVGSKLKKLEQAIEDCTKAIKLDETYIKAYLRRAQCYMDTEQYEEAVRDYEKVYQTEKTKEHKHFLKHAQLELKKSKRKDYYKVLGVNKNATEDEIKKAYRKRALLHHPDRHSGASPELQKEEEKKFKEVGEAFSVLSDQKKKSRYDSGQDLEDDGMNMGADFDANNIFKAFFGGPGGFSFEASGPGNFFFQFG from the exons ATGGCTGCGGAGAGCTGTGATGCTGTGAACATGGACCCTGACATGGAACTGCTCAGTGACGAGGAACTGGAGAG GGAAGCGGATGGCTACAAAGAGCAAGGCAATGCCTTTTATATCAAGAAGGATTACGCAGAAGCATTCAATTATTACACCAAGGCCATAG ACATGTGTCCGAAGAATGCAAGTTACTATGGAAACCGGGCAGCCACGCTAATGATGTTGAGTCGGTACAGAGAGGCTTTAGAGGATTCCCAGCAAGCAGTACGACTAGATGACGACTTCATGAAG GGCCATCTGCGAGAGGGCAAGTGCCACCTGTCCCTCGGCAATGCTATGGCTGCCAGCCGCTGTTTCCAGAGGGTTCTGGAGCTGGAGCCCGACAACAGCCAGTCCCAGCAGGAG CTGAAGAATGCAGAATCCATCCTTGAATATGAGAGAATGGCAGAGATTGGATTTGAGAAGAGAGATTTCAGGATG GTTGTATTCTGCATGGACCGTGCCTTGGAGTCTGCCGCAGCCTGTCACAGGTTCAAGATCCTGAAGGCAGAGTGCTTAGCCCTGCTGGGACGCTACCCTGAGGCTCAGTCTGTAGCCAG TGATATTCTGAGAATGGACTCCACTAATGCAGATGCACTGTACGTGCGTGGTCTTTGTCTGTACTACGAGGACTGCATTGACAAGGCGGTCCAGTTCTTTGTCCAGGCCCTGCGTATGGCTCCTGACCACGACAAGGCTCGGCTCGCATGCAGA AACGCCAAAGCACTAAAAGCCAAGAAGGAGGAGGGGAACAAGGCCTTCAAGGAGGGAAACTATGAGGCAGCCTATGAGCTGTACTCTGAGGCACTAACAATAGACCCCAACAACATCAAGACTAATGCCAAGCTGTTCTGTAATAGGGCCACTGTGGGATCTAAG CTGAAGAAACTAGAACAGGCCATTGAAGACTGCACGAAGGCCATTAAACTGGATGAGACCTACATCAAGGCCTATTTACGGAGAGCACAGTG CTACATGGACACAGAGCAGTATGAAGAGGCAGTGCGAGATTATGAGAAGGTTTACCAGACAGAGAAGACAAAAG AACACAAGCACTTTCTGAAACATGCCCAGCTGGAGTTGAAGAAAAGCAAGCGGAAAGATTACTACAAAGTGCTTGGGGTGAATAAGAACGCCACGGAAGATGAGATCAAGAAAGCATACCGCAAACGGGCGCTGTTACATCACCCAG ACCGTCACAGCGGAGCTAGTCCTGAGTtgcagaaggaagaggagaagaagtttAAGGAGGTGGGCGAGGCTTTCAGCGTGCTTTCAGACCAAAAGAAGAAGTCTCGCTATGACAGCGGTCAGGATCTGGAGGATGACGGCATGAACATGGGAG CAGATTTTGATGCCAACAACATTTTCAAGGCATTCTTTGGAGGCCCAGGAGGTTTTAGTTTTGAAG CGTCTGGACCAGGAAATTTCTTCTTCCAGTTTGGTTAA
- the dnajc7 gene encoding dnaJ homolog subfamily C member 7 isoform X4, which produces MAAESCDAVNMDPDMELLSDEELEREADGYKEQGNAFYIKKDYAEAFNYYTKAIDMCPKNASYYGNRAATLMMLSRYREALEDSQQAVRLDDDFMKGHLREGKCHLSLGNAMAASRCFQRVLELEPDNSQSQQELKNAESILEYERMAEIGFEKRDFRMVVFCMDRALESAAACHRFKILKAECLALLGRYPEAQSVASDILRMDSTNADALYVRGLCLYYEDCIDKAVQFFVQALRMAPDHDKARLACRNAKALKAKKEEGNKAFKEGNYEAAYELYSEALTIDPNNIKTNAKLFCNRATVGSKLKKLEQAIEDCTKAIKLDETYIKAYLRRAQCYMDTEQYEEAVRDYEKVYQTEKTKEHKHFLKHAQLELKKSKRKDYYKVLGVNKNATEDEIKKAYRKRALLHHPDRHSGASPELQKEEEKKFKEVGEAFSVLSDQKKKSRYDSGQDLEDDGMNMGDFDANNIFKAFFGGPGGFSFEASGPGNFFFQFG; this is translated from the exons ATGGCTGCGGAGAGCTGTGATGCTGTGAACATGGACCCTGACATGGAACTGCTCAGTGACGAGGAACTGGAGAG GGAAGCGGATGGCTACAAAGAGCAAGGCAATGCCTTTTATATCAAGAAGGATTACGCAGAAGCATTCAATTATTACACCAAGGCCATAG ACATGTGTCCGAAGAATGCAAGTTACTATGGAAACCGGGCAGCCACGCTAATGATGTTGAGTCGGTACAGAGAGGCTTTAGAGGATTCCCAGCAAGCAGTACGACTAGATGACGACTTCATGAAG GGCCATCTGCGAGAGGGCAAGTGCCACCTGTCCCTCGGCAATGCTATGGCTGCCAGCCGCTGTTTCCAGAGGGTTCTGGAGCTGGAGCCCGACAACAGCCAGTCCCAGCAGGAG CTGAAGAATGCAGAATCCATCCTTGAATATGAGAGAATGGCAGAGATTGGATTTGAGAAGAGAGATTTCAGGATG GTTGTATTCTGCATGGACCGTGCCTTGGAGTCTGCCGCAGCCTGTCACAGGTTCAAGATCCTGAAGGCAGAGTGCTTAGCCCTGCTGGGACGCTACCCTGAGGCTCAGTCTGTAGCCAG TGATATTCTGAGAATGGACTCCACTAATGCAGATGCACTGTACGTGCGTGGTCTTTGTCTGTACTACGAGGACTGCATTGACAAGGCGGTCCAGTTCTTTGTCCAGGCCCTGCGTATGGCTCCTGACCACGACAAGGCTCGGCTCGCATGCAGA AACGCCAAAGCACTAAAAGCCAAGAAGGAGGAGGGGAACAAGGCCTTCAAGGAGGGAAACTATGAGGCAGCCTATGAGCTGTACTCTGAGGCACTAACAATAGACCCCAACAACATCAAGACTAATGCCAAGCTGTTCTGTAATAGGGCCACTGTGGGATCTAAG CTGAAGAAACTAGAACAGGCCATTGAAGACTGCACGAAGGCCATTAAACTGGATGAGACCTACATCAAGGCCTATTTACGGAGAGCACAGTG CTACATGGACACAGAGCAGTATGAAGAGGCAGTGCGAGATTATGAGAAGGTTTACCAGACAGAGAAGACAAAAG AACACAAGCACTTTCTGAAACATGCCCAGCTGGAGTTGAAGAAAAGCAAGCGGAAAGATTACTACAAAGTGCTTGGGGTGAATAAGAACGCCACGGAAGATGAGATCAAGAAAGCATACCGCAAACGGGCGCTGTTACATCACCCAG ACCGTCACAGCGGAGCTAGTCCTGAGTtgcagaaggaagaggagaagaagtttAAGGAGGTGGGCGAGGCTTTCAGCGTGCTTTCAGACCAAAAGAAGAAGTCTCGCTATGACAGCGGTCAGGATCTGGAGGATGACGGCATGAACATGGGAG ATTTTGATGCCAACAACATTTTCAAGGCATTCTTTGGAGGCCCAGGAGGTTTTAGTTTTGAAG CGTCTGGACCAGGAAATTTCTTCTTCCAGTTTGGTTAA
- the dnajc7 gene encoding dnaJ homolog subfamily C member 7 isoform X2, producing the protein MAAESCDAVNMDPDMELLSDEELEREADGYKEQGNAFYIKKDYAEAFNYYTKAIDMCPKNASYYGNRAATLMMLSRYREALEDSQQAVRLDDDFMKGHLREGKCHLSLGNAMAASRCFQRVLELEPDNSQSQQELKNAESILEYERMAEIGFEKRDFRMVVFCMDRALESAAACHRFKILKAECLALLGRYPEAQSVASDILRMDSTNADALYVRGLCLYYEDCIDKAVQFFVQALRMAPDHDKARLACRNAKALKAKKEEGNKAFKEGNYEAAYELYSEALTIDPNNIKTNAKLFCNRATVGSKLKKLEQAIEDCTKAIKLDETYIKAYLRRAQCYMDTEQYEEAVRDYEKVYQTEKTKEHKHFLKHAQLELKKSKRKDYYKVLGVNKNATEDEIKKAYRKRALLHHPDRHSGASPELQKEEEKKFKEVGEAFSVLSDQKKKSRYDSGQDLEDDGMNMGDFDANNIFKAFFGGPGGFSFEGNSSSGPGNFFFQFG; encoded by the exons ATGGCTGCGGAGAGCTGTGATGCTGTGAACATGGACCCTGACATGGAACTGCTCAGTGACGAGGAACTGGAGAG GGAAGCGGATGGCTACAAAGAGCAAGGCAATGCCTTTTATATCAAGAAGGATTACGCAGAAGCATTCAATTATTACACCAAGGCCATAG ACATGTGTCCGAAGAATGCAAGTTACTATGGAAACCGGGCAGCCACGCTAATGATGTTGAGTCGGTACAGAGAGGCTTTAGAGGATTCCCAGCAAGCAGTACGACTAGATGACGACTTCATGAAG GGCCATCTGCGAGAGGGCAAGTGCCACCTGTCCCTCGGCAATGCTATGGCTGCCAGCCGCTGTTTCCAGAGGGTTCTGGAGCTGGAGCCCGACAACAGCCAGTCCCAGCAGGAG CTGAAGAATGCAGAATCCATCCTTGAATATGAGAGAATGGCAGAGATTGGATTTGAGAAGAGAGATTTCAGGATG GTTGTATTCTGCATGGACCGTGCCTTGGAGTCTGCCGCAGCCTGTCACAGGTTCAAGATCCTGAAGGCAGAGTGCTTAGCCCTGCTGGGACGCTACCCTGAGGCTCAGTCTGTAGCCAG TGATATTCTGAGAATGGACTCCACTAATGCAGATGCACTGTACGTGCGTGGTCTTTGTCTGTACTACGAGGACTGCATTGACAAGGCGGTCCAGTTCTTTGTCCAGGCCCTGCGTATGGCTCCTGACCACGACAAGGCTCGGCTCGCATGCAGA AACGCCAAAGCACTAAAAGCCAAGAAGGAGGAGGGGAACAAGGCCTTCAAGGAGGGAAACTATGAGGCAGCCTATGAGCTGTACTCTGAGGCACTAACAATAGACCCCAACAACATCAAGACTAATGCCAAGCTGTTCTGTAATAGGGCCACTGTGGGATCTAAG CTGAAGAAACTAGAACAGGCCATTGAAGACTGCACGAAGGCCATTAAACTGGATGAGACCTACATCAAGGCCTATTTACGGAGAGCACAGTG CTACATGGACACAGAGCAGTATGAAGAGGCAGTGCGAGATTATGAGAAGGTTTACCAGACAGAGAAGACAAAAG AACACAAGCACTTTCTGAAACATGCCCAGCTGGAGTTGAAGAAAAGCAAGCGGAAAGATTACTACAAAGTGCTTGGGGTGAATAAGAACGCCACGGAAGATGAGATCAAGAAAGCATACCGCAAACGGGCGCTGTTACATCACCCAG ACCGTCACAGCGGAGCTAGTCCTGAGTtgcagaaggaagaggagaagaagtttAAGGAGGTGGGCGAGGCTTTCAGCGTGCTTTCAGACCAAAAGAAGAAGTCTCGCTATGACAGCGGTCAGGATCTGGAGGATGACGGCATGAACATGGGAG ATTTTGATGCCAACAACATTTTCAAGGCATTCTTTGGAGGCCCAGGAGGTTTTAGTTTTGAAGGTAATTCAT CGTCTGGACCAGGAAATTTCTTCTTCCAGTTTGGTTAA
- the dnajc7 gene encoding dnaJ homolog subfamily C member 7 isoform X1: MAAESCDAVNMDPDMELLSDEELEREADGYKEQGNAFYIKKDYAEAFNYYTKAIDMCPKNASYYGNRAATLMMLSRYREALEDSQQAVRLDDDFMKGHLREGKCHLSLGNAMAASRCFQRVLELEPDNSQSQQELKNAESILEYERMAEIGFEKRDFRMVVFCMDRALESAAACHRFKILKAECLALLGRYPEAQSVASDILRMDSTNADALYVRGLCLYYEDCIDKAVQFFVQALRMAPDHDKARLACRNAKALKAKKEEGNKAFKEGNYEAAYELYSEALTIDPNNIKTNAKLFCNRATVGSKLKKLEQAIEDCTKAIKLDETYIKAYLRRAQCYMDTEQYEEAVRDYEKVYQTEKTKEHKHFLKHAQLELKKSKRKDYYKVLGVNKNATEDEIKKAYRKRALLHHPDRHSGASPELQKEEEKKFKEVGEAFSVLSDQKKKSRYDSGQDLEDDGMNMGADFDANNIFKAFFGGPGGFSFEGNSSSGPGNFFFQFG, translated from the exons ATGGCTGCGGAGAGCTGTGATGCTGTGAACATGGACCCTGACATGGAACTGCTCAGTGACGAGGAACTGGAGAG GGAAGCGGATGGCTACAAAGAGCAAGGCAATGCCTTTTATATCAAGAAGGATTACGCAGAAGCATTCAATTATTACACCAAGGCCATAG ACATGTGTCCGAAGAATGCAAGTTACTATGGAAACCGGGCAGCCACGCTAATGATGTTGAGTCGGTACAGAGAGGCTTTAGAGGATTCCCAGCAAGCAGTACGACTAGATGACGACTTCATGAAG GGCCATCTGCGAGAGGGCAAGTGCCACCTGTCCCTCGGCAATGCTATGGCTGCCAGCCGCTGTTTCCAGAGGGTTCTGGAGCTGGAGCCCGACAACAGCCAGTCCCAGCAGGAG CTGAAGAATGCAGAATCCATCCTTGAATATGAGAGAATGGCAGAGATTGGATTTGAGAAGAGAGATTTCAGGATG GTTGTATTCTGCATGGACCGTGCCTTGGAGTCTGCCGCAGCCTGTCACAGGTTCAAGATCCTGAAGGCAGAGTGCTTAGCCCTGCTGGGACGCTACCCTGAGGCTCAGTCTGTAGCCAG TGATATTCTGAGAATGGACTCCACTAATGCAGATGCACTGTACGTGCGTGGTCTTTGTCTGTACTACGAGGACTGCATTGACAAGGCGGTCCAGTTCTTTGTCCAGGCCCTGCGTATGGCTCCTGACCACGACAAGGCTCGGCTCGCATGCAGA AACGCCAAAGCACTAAAAGCCAAGAAGGAGGAGGGGAACAAGGCCTTCAAGGAGGGAAACTATGAGGCAGCCTATGAGCTGTACTCTGAGGCACTAACAATAGACCCCAACAACATCAAGACTAATGCCAAGCTGTTCTGTAATAGGGCCACTGTGGGATCTAAG CTGAAGAAACTAGAACAGGCCATTGAAGACTGCACGAAGGCCATTAAACTGGATGAGACCTACATCAAGGCCTATTTACGGAGAGCACAGTG CTACATGGACACAGAGCAGTATGAAGAGGCAGTGCGAGATTATGAGAAGGTTTACCAGACAGAGAAGACAAAAG AACACAAGCACTTTCTGAAACATGCCCAGCTGGAGTTGAAGAAAAGCAAGCGGAAAGATTACTACAAAGTGCTTGGGGTGAATAAGAACGCCACGGAAGATGAGATCAAGAAAGCATACCGCAAACGGGCGCTGTTACATCACCCAG ACCGTCACAGCGGAGCTAGTCCTGAGTtgcagaaggaagaggagaagaagtttAAGGAGGTGGGCGAGGCTTTCAGCGTGCTTTCAGACCAAAAGAAGAAGTCTCGCTATGACAGCGGTCAGGATCTGGAGGATGACGGCATGAACATGGGAG CAGATTTTGATGCCAACAACATTTTCAAGGCATTCTTTGGAGGCCCAGGAGGTTTTAGTTTTGAAGGTAATTCAT CGTCTGGACCAGGAAATTTCTTCTTCCAGTTTGGTTAA
- the dnajc7 gene encoding dnaJ homolog subfamily C member 7 isoform X5, whose protein sequence is MCPKNASYYGNRAATLMMLSRYREALEDSQQAVRLDDDFMKGHLREGKCHLSLGNAMAASRCFQRVLELEPDNSQSQQELKNAESILEYERMAEIGFEKRDFRMVVFCMDRALESAAACHRFKILKAECLALLGRYPEAQSVASDILRMDSTNADALYVRGLCLYYEDCIDKAVQFFVQALRMAPDHDKARLACRNAKALKAKKEEGNKAFKEGNYEAAYELYSEALTIDPNNIKTNAKLFCNRATVGSKLKKLEQAIEDCTKAIKLDETYIKAYLRRAQCYMDTEQYEEAVRDYEKVYQTEKTKEHKHFLKHAQLELKKSKRKDYYKVLGVNKNATEDEIKKAYRKRALLHHPDRHSGASPELQKEEEKKFKEVGEAFSVLSDQKKKSRYDSGQDLEDDGMNMGADFDANNIFKAFFGGPGGFSFEGNSSSGPGNFFFQFG, encoded by the exons ATGTGTCCGAAGAATGCAAGTTACTATGGAAACCGGGCAGCCACGCTAATGATGTTGAGTCGGTACAGAGAGGCTTTAGAGGATTCCCAGCAAGCAGTACGACTAGATGACGACTTCATGAAG GGCCATCTGCGAGAGGGCAAGTGCCACCTGTCCCTCGGCAATGCTATGGCTGCCAGCCGCTGTTTCCAGAGGGTTCTGGAGCTGGAGCCCGACAACAGCCAGTCCCAGCAGGAG CTGAAGAATGCAGAATCCATCCTTGAATATGAGAGAATGGCAGAGATTGGATTTGAGAAGAGAGATTTCAGGATG GTTGTATTCTGCATGGACCGTGCCTTGGAGTCTGCCGCAGCCTGTCACAGGTTCAAGATCCTGAAGGCAGAGTGCTTAGCCCTGCTGGGACGCTACCCTGAGGCTCAGTCTGTAGCCAG TGATATTCTGAGAATGGACTCCACTAATGCAGATGCACTGTACGTGCGTGGTCTTTGTCTGTACTACGAGGACTGCATTGACAAGGCGGTCCAGTTCTTTGTCCAGGCCCTGCGTATGGCTCCTGACCACGACAAGGCTCGGCTCGCATGCAGA AACGCCAAAGCACTAAAAGCCAAGAAGGAGGAGGGGAACAAGGCCTTCAAGGAGGGAAACTATGAGGCAGCCTATGAGCTGTACTCTGAGGCACTAACAATAGACCCCAACAACATCAAGACTAATGCCAAGCTGTTCTGTAATAGGGCCACTGTGGGATCTAAG CTGAAGAAACTAGAACAGGCCATTGAAGACTGCACGAAGGCCATTAAACTGGATGAGACCTACATCAAGGCCTATTTACGGAGAGCACAGTG CTACATGGACACAGAGCAGTATGAAGAGGCAGTGCGAGATTATGAGAAGGTTTACCAGACAGAGAAGACAAAAG AACACAAGCACTTTCTGAAACATGCCCAGCTGGAGTTGAAGAAAAGCAAGCGGAAAGATTACTACAAAGTGCTTGGGGTGAATAAGAACGCCACGGAAGATGAGATCAAGAAAGCATACCGCAAACGGGCGCTGTTACATCACCCAG ACCGTCACAGCGGAGCTAGTCCTGAGTtgcagaaggaagaggagaagaagtttAAGGAGGTGGGCGAGGCTTTCAGCGTGCTTTCAGACCAAAAGAAGAAGTCTCGCTATGACAGCGGTCAGGATCTGGAGGATGACGGCATGAACATGGGAG CAGATTTTGATGCCAACAACATTTTCAAGGCATTCTTTGGAGGCCCAGGAGGTTTTAGTTTTGAAGGTAATTCAT CGTCTGGACCAGGAAATTTCTTCTTCCAGTTTGGTTAA
- the odad4 gene encoding tetratricopeptide repeat protein 25, producing the protein MTDTDLYQDGLKPKGVFSTLVADGDWLYVKGEYKKATDSYTTALTVKPDDKTCFVGRSKCYLRIGQAESALQDAEASLKEDKSFFEGLYQKAEALYYIGEFEFALVFYHRGQKLRPQIQEFRLGIQKAQEAIEKSIGSPSSVKLKIKGDLSFLQKDEESAQPIAAIQNLATEEKQQSQKTPKSEKTTKQLLGEFYSDKKYLENLLKDEDLVKGKMKGGERLQDVIQGCLKYLDGCTEFWNQEKPISPREKERKRSKPRHRAPSEPAQFLLKSLDDIDAELASGNSEVSLKKAIKVMGIVQVWSEKEMPDKKEVLGSLHSCIGNALIELGDMDQALEHHQKDLELAKQCKFPDAMSRALDNIGRVYAQVGQFKQAIEFWEKKIPLVRSGLEKTWLFHEIGRCYLELSHHEEARDYGVRSVAAANEIADEKWQINANVLVAQSELKLGHYEFCVSHFERALTQAKLQEDDSAANVIQKALDEAKLHLPQ; encoded by the exons ATGACAGACACAGACCTTTATCAGGATGGTCTGAAGCCGAAGGGCGTATTCTCCACTTTAGTGGCCGATGGGGATTGGCTGTACGTTAAAGGAGAGTATAAGAAGGCTACAGACAGCTACACAACG GCACTGACTGTAAAGCCTGATGACAAGACCTGCTTTGTTGGCCGATCCAAATGTTACCTGAGGATTGGGCAAGCCGAAAGCGCTTTACAAGATGCAGAGGCTTCACTCAAAGAAGACAAGTCATTTTTCGAG ggATTGTACCAGAAGGCAGAGGCATTGTACTACATTGGAGAATTTGAATTTGCGCTGGTGTTTTACCACAGAGGACAAAAGCTACGGCCACAAATACAGGAGTTCAGACTGGGTATCCAGAAAGCACAGGAGGCCATAGAAAAATCTATTGGCA GCCCTTCCTCTGTAAAACTGAAGATTAAGGGAGATCTGTCATTTCTCCAAAAAGATGAGGAG AGCGCCCAGCCAATTGCTGCTATTCAGAATCTGGCGACGGaggagaaacagcagagccagaAGACCCCTAAGAGTGAGAAGACAACCAAACAACTACTGGGAGAATTTTACAGTGACAAGAAATATCTAGAAAACCTGCTTAAAGATGAAG ATTTGGTGAAAGGAAAGATGAAAGGAGGGGAGCGACTGCAGGACGTCATCCAGGGCTGCCTCAAATACCTCGACGGCTGCACCGAGTTCTGGAACCAGGAGAAACCGATCTCTCCTCGGGAAAAGGAGCGTAAACGCAGCAAGCCCCGTCACCGTGCGCCCTCTGAACCTGCTCAGTTTCTGCTGAAGAGCCTGGATGACATTGATGCAG AGTTGGCATCTGGAAATTCAGAAGTTAGTCTCAAGAAGGCGATAAAAGTCATGGGGATAGTGCAGGTCTGGTCAGAGAAAGAGATGCCTGATAAGAAGGAGGTTTTGGGCAGCCTGCACAGTTGTATCGGGAACGCCTTAATCGAACTGGGAGACATGGACCAAGCTTTAGAGCATCATCAGAAAGACTTGGAGTTGGCTAAACAATG CAAATTCCCAGATGCGATGTCTAGGGCTCTGGACAACATCGGACGGGTTTATGCCCAAGTTGGACAGTTCAAACAGGCCATTGAGTT CTGGGAGAAGAAGATCCCCCTGGTCCGCAGTGGTTTAGAGAAGACGTGGTTGTTTCATGAGATTGGTCGGTGTTACCTGGAGCTCAGTCACCACGAAGAAGCTCGAGACTATGGCGTCCGTTCAGTTGCTGCGGCCAATGAAATCGCTGATGAGAAATGGCAGATTAATGCCAATGTTTTGGTGGCACAATCAGAAC TGAAACTTGGACACTATGAATTCTGTGTCTCCCACTTTGAGAGAGCCTTGACCCAAGCCAAACTGCAAGAAGACGACTCTGCCGCGAATGTCATTCAGAAG GCCCTTGATGAAGCAAAGCTACACCTACCACAGTGA